AACTGGTATGCGCCGGGAAATTGATCGCTGCCAAGAAGCTGTTGATATCGCACTAACTGGAAAAAATGTAGCGGTTGTTTCCAGTGGCGATGCAGGGATATATGGTATGGCCGGTTTAGTTTTAGAATTAGCTGAAAAAAGTAATCCAGAACTTGAAGTAAAAGTAGTTCCCGGAATTACAGCCAGTATTGGCGCAGCGGCAGTACTTGGCGCGCCGATTATGCACGACTTTTGTCATATTAGTCTAAGTGATTTAATGACTCCTTGGGAAGTGATTGAAAAACGTTTGCTACATGCAGCAATGGCTGATTTTGTCGTTTGTTTTTATAATCCAAGAAGTAAAGGACGCGCAAATCATTTAGCCAATGCTTTTCAAAAAATGATGGAATTTAAATCAGCCGATACGGTCGTTGGCATAGTAAAAGATGTCGGGCGTAAAGAAGAACGGAAAATCATCACTACGATGCGCGAAATTGATTATGAATTAGTAGACATGACAACGATGGTTATTGTTGGTAACAAAGAAACCTATGTGAAAAACGGCAAAATGATCACACCACGAGGATACACGCTATGATTTTTGTT
The nucleotide sequence above comes from Listeria ivanovii subsp. londoniensis. Encoded proteins:
- the cobJ gene encoding precorrin-3B C(17)-methyltransferase encodes the protein MIYVIGIGPGDKSLMTGEALQAIEEAEVIVGYVTYIKLIKELIKDKEIVKTGMRREIDRCQEAVDIALTGKNVAVVSSGDAGIYGMAGLVLELAEKSNPELEVKVVPGITASIGAAAVLGAPIMHDFCHISLSDLMTPWEVIEKRLLHAAMADFVVCFYNPRSKGRANHLANAFQKMMEFKSADTVVGIVKDVGRKEERKIITTMREIDYELVDMTTMVIVGNKETYVKNGKMITPRGYTL